The following are encoded in a window of Doryrhamphus excisus isolate RoL2022-K1 chromosome 16, RoL_Dexc_1.0, whole genome shotgun sequence genomic DNA:
- the LOC131103966 gene encoding peripheral plasma membrane protein CASK-like isoform X5, whose product MADDDVLFEDVYELCEVIGKGPFSVVRRCINRDTGQQFAVKIVDVASFTSSPGLSTEDLKREASICHMLKHAHIVELLETYSSDGMLYMVFEFMDGADLCFEIVKRADAGFVYSEAVASHYMRQILEALRYCHDNNVIHRDVKPHCVLLASKENSAPVKLGGFGVAIQLGESGLVAGGRVGTPHFMAPEVVKREPYGKPVDVWGCGVILFILLSGCLPFYGTKDRLFEAIIKGKYKMNPRQWAHISESAKDLVRRMLMLDPAERITVYEALNHPWLKERDRYAYKIHLPETVEQLRKFNARRKLKGAVLAAVSSHKFNSYYGDPPEELHDFSEDPTSSGAVSQVLDSLEEIHALTDCSEKDMDFLHSVFQDQHLHTLLDLYDKINTRSSPQIRNPSSDGVQRAKEVLETISCYPDNAEAKELRRILTQPHFMALLQTHDVVAHEVYSDEALRVTPPPTSPYLNGDSPDSTNGEMDLENVTRVRLVQFQKNTDEAMGITLKMNELNHCIVARIMHGGMIHRQGTLHVGDEIREINGISVANQTVEQLQKMLREMRGSITFKIVPSYRSQSKSCEKESPDLSQHSAANGHASVTSSILDLPATIQPKGRQISRPAIKDKLSIKIYVRAQFEYDPAKDDLIPCKEAGIRFRVGDIIQIISKDDHNWWQGKLENTKNGTAGLIPSPELQEWRVACIAMEKTKQEQQASCTWFGKKKKQYKDKYLAKHNAVFDQLDLVTYEEVVKLPSFKRKTLVLLGAHGVGRRHIKNTLITKHPDRFAYPIPHTTRPPKKDEENGKNYYFVSHDQMMQDISNNDYLEYGSHEDAMYGTRLETIRQIHAQGMISILDVEPQALKILRTAEFAPFVVFIAAPTVTPGMTEVPKWCRKLPDDSLQRLQQESEMLQQTYAHYFDQTIINNEIDDTLRLLEESVELACNTPQWVPVSWVY is encoded by the exons ggGACCCTTCAGCGTGGTGAGGCGCTGCATCAACAGGGACACAGGCCAGCAGTTTGCTGTAAAGATTGTCGATGTGGCCAGTTTCACCTCCAGCCCTGGCCTCAGCACTGAAG ATCTGAAGCGGGAAGCCAGCATCTGTCACATGCTGAAACATGCTCACATCGTGGAGCTGCTGGAGACGTACAGCTCTGATGGCATGCTGTACATGGTCTTTGAATT TATGGATGGAGCTGACCTCTGTTTTGAAATTGTGAAGAGAGCCGATGCTGGGTTTGTTTACAGTGAGGCTGTGGCCAG CCACTACATGCGGCAGATTTTGGAGGCACTTCGCTACTGTCATGACAACAACGTGATTCACCGTGACGTCAAG CCTCACTGTGTGCTGCTAGCTTCCAAGGAGAATTCTGCTCCAGTCAAGCTAGGAGGATTTGGGGTGGCAATACAGCTTGGAGAGTCCGGCCTGGTTGCTGGAG GTCGTGTTGGCACTCCCCACTTCATGGCTCCAGAAGTTGTCAAGAGAGAGCCATATGGCAAACCAGTGGACGTGTGGGGTTGTGGGGTTATCCTCTTCATCCTTCTGTCTGGCTGCCTGCCTTTCTACGGCACAAAGGATCGCCTTTTTGAGGCCATCATTAAGGGCAAATACAAG ATGAACCCACGTCAATGGGCCCACATCTCAGAGAGTGCCAAAGACCTGGTGAGGCGTATGTTGATGCTAGACCCTGCAGAGAGGATCACTGTTTACGAGGCTCTCAACCATCCTTGGCTGAAG GAAAGGGACAGGTACGCCTACAAGATCCACCTGCCTGAAACAGTGGAACAGCTGAGAAAATTCAACGCAAGGAGGAAGCTCAAG GGTGCAGTGCTGGCTGCTGTATCAAGTCACAAGTTTAATTCCTACTACGGAGACCCTCCTGAGGAGCTACATGACTTTTCAGAAGACCCAACCTCCTCAG GGGCAGTATCGCAGGTTTTGGATAGTCTTGAAGAGATTCATGCTTTGACGGACTGTAGCGAGAAAGATATGGACTTTCTCCACAGTGTATTCCAGGATCAGCATCTCCACACCCTGTTAGAT CTGTATGACAAAATCAACACCAGGTCATCTCCGCAGATTCGAAATCCTTCCAGTGATGGAGTTCAGCGAGCCAAAGAA GTACTGGAAACAATCTCCTGTTATCCAGACAACGCAGAGGCGAAGGAGCTGAGGAGGATCCTAACACAGCCACACTTCATG GCCCTGCTACAGACCCACGATGTGGTGGCCCATGAAGTATACAGCGACGAGGCGCTGAGAGTGACCCCGCCGCCGACTTCCCCTTACCTGAACGGAGACTCGCCAGACAGCACCAACGGAGAAATGGACCTTGAGAACGTTACCAGAGTTCGCCTGGTGCAGTTCCAGAAGAACACAGACGAGGCCATG GGCATTACTCTTAAAATGAACGAGCTCAACCACTGCATCGTAGCCAGAATCATGCACGGTGGAATGATTCATCGACAAG GGACTTTACATGTCGGCGATGAAATCAGGGAGATTAATGGTATCAGTGTTGCCAATCAAACTGTAGAACAGCTCCAAAAAATGCTG AGAGAGATGAGGGGAAGCATCACGTTCAAGATTGTACCAAGTTACAGGTCCCAGTCCAAGTCTTGTGAG AAGGAGTCACCAGATTTATCTCAACATTCGGCTGCGAATGGTCATGCAAGCGTCACCAGTTCCATCCTG GATCTACCAGCAACAATTCAGCCCAAAGGTCGTCAG ATCTCCAGACCTGCTATCAAGGACAAATTGTCCATCAAG ATCTATGTCCGTGCTCAGTTTGAGTACGACCCGGCAAAAGATGACCTCATACCTTGTAAAGAAGCAGGCATACGCTTCAGGGTGGGTGACATCATTCAGATTATCTCCAAGGATGACCACAACTGGTGGCAGGGGAAGCTAGAAAATACTAAGAATGGTACAGCAGGCCTCATCCCTTCACCAGAGTTGCAGGAGTG GCGTGTGGCATGTATAGCAATGGAGAAGACCAAACAGGAGCAGCAGGCCAGTTGCACATGGTTtggcaaaaagaagaaacaatATAAAGACAAGTACCTGGCCAAGCACAACGCAG TGTTTGACCAACTAGATCTGGTCACATATGAAGAAGTGGTGAAACTGCCCTCGTTCAAGAGGAAAACGCTGGTTTTGCTCG GGGCACATGGCGTTGGCAGGAGGCATATCAAGAACACGCTTATCACTAAACACCCCGACCGCTTCGCCTACCCCATCCCTC ACACGACTCGGCCTCCGAAGAAGGATGAGGAAAATGGAAAGAACTATTACTTTGTGTCTCACGACCAGATGATGCAGGACATCAGCAACAATGACTACTTGGAGTATGGCAGCCACGAGGATGCCATGTACGGAACCAGGCTGGAGACGATCAGGCAGATCCACGCTCAGGGCATGATCTCCATTCTAGACGTTGAGCCACAG GCGCTAAAGATCCTTAGGACAGCTGAGTTTGCTCCCTTTGTCGTCTTCATCGCGGCTCCCACTGTAACTCCAGGCATGACTGAG GTTCCCAAGTGGTGTCGGAAACTGCCT GACGACTCCCTGCAGCGGCTCCAGCAAGAGTCGGAGATGCTGCAGCAGACGTATGCTCACTACTTTGACCAGACCATCATTAACAACGAGATAGATGACACGTTGCGTCTGCTGGAGGAGTCTGTGGAGCTGGCGTGCAACACCCCTCAGTGGGTCCCAGTGTCCTGGGTGTACTGA
- the LOC131103966 gene encoding peripheral plasma membrane protein CASK-like isoform X4, whose product MADDDVLFEDVYELCEVIGKGPFSVVRRCINRDTGQQFAVKIVDVASFTSSPGLSTEDLKREASICHMLKHAHIVELLETYSSDGMLYMVFEFMDGADLCFEIVKRADAGFVYSEAVASHYMRQILEALRYCHDNNVIHRDVKPHCVLLASKENSAPVKLGGFGVAIQLGESGLVAGGRVGTPHFMAPEVVKREPYGKPVDVWGCGVILFILLSGCLPFYGTKDRLFEAIIKGKYKMNPRQWAHISESAKDLVRRMLMLDPAERITVYEALNHPWLKERDRYAYKIHLPETVEQLRKFNARRKLKGAVLAAVSSHKFNSYYGDPPEELHDFSEDPTSSGLLAAERAVSQVLDSLEEIHALTDCSEKDMDFLHSVFQDQHLHTLLDLYDKINTRSSPQIRNPSSDGVQRAKEVLETISCYPDNAEAKELRRILTQPHFMALLQTHDVVAHEVYSDEALRVTPPPTSPYLNGDSPDSTNGEMDLENVTRVRLVQFQKNTDEAMGITLKMNELNHCIVARIMHGGMIHRQGTLHVGDEIREINGISVANQTVEQLQKMLREMRGSITFKIVPSYRSQSKSCEKESPDLSQHSAANGHASVTSSILDLPATIQPKGRQISRPAIKDKLSIKIYVRAQFEYDPAKDDLIPCKEAGIRFRVGDIIQIISKDDHNWWQGKLENTKNGTAGLIPSPELQEWRVACIAMEKTKQEQQASCTWFGKKKKQYKDKYLAKHNADLVTYEEVVKLPSFKRKTLVLLGAHGVGRRHIKNTLITKHPDRFAYPIPHTTRPPKKDEENGKNYYFVSHDQMMQDISNNDYLEYGSHEDAMYGTRLETIRQIHAQGMISILDVEPQALKILRTAEFAPFVVFIAAPTVTPGMTEVPKWCRKLPDDSLQRLQQESEMLQQTYAHYFDQTIINNEIDDTLRLLEESVELACNTPQWVPVSWVY is encoded by the exons ggGACCCTTCAGCGTGGTGAGGCGCTGCATCAACAGGGACACAGGCCAGCAGTTTGCTGTAAAGATTGTCGATGTGGCCAGTTTCACCTCCAGCCCTGGCCTCAGCACTGAAG ATCTGAAGCGGGAAGCCAGCATCTGTCACATGCTGAAACATGCTCACATCGTGGAGCTGCTGGAGACGTACAGCTCTGATGGCATGCTGTACATGGTCTTTGAATT TATGGATGGAGCTGACCTCTGTTTTGAAATTGTGAAGAGAGCCGATGCTGGGTTTGTTTACAGTGAGGCTGTGGCCAG CCACTACATGCGGCAGATTTTGGAGGCACTTCGCTACTGTCATGACAACAACGTGATTCACCGTGACGTCAAG CCTCACTGTGTGCTGCTAGCTTCCAAGGAGAATTCTGCTCCAGTCAAGCTAGGAGGATTTGGGGTGGCAATACAGCTTGGAGAGTCCGGCCTGGTTGCTGGAG GTCGTGTTGGCACTCCCCACTTCATGGCTCCAGAAGTTGTCAAGAGAGAGCCATATGGCAAACCAGTGGACGTGTGGGGTTGTGGGGTTATCCTCTTCATCCTTCTGTCTGGCTGCCTGCCTTTCTACGGCACAAAGGATCGCCTTTTTGAGGCCATCATTAAGGGCAAATACAAG ATGAACCCACGTCAATGGGCCCACATCTCAGAGAGTGCCAAAGACCTGGTGAGGCGTATGTTGATGCTAGACCCTGCAGAGAGGATCACTGTTTACGAGGCTCTCAACCATCCTTGGCTGAAG GAAAGGGACAGGTACGCCTACAAGATCCACCTGCCTGAAACAGTGGAACAGCTGAGAAAATTCAACGCAAGGAGGAAGCTCAAG GGTGCAGTGCTGGCTGCTGTATCAAGTCACAAGTTTAATTCCTACTACGGAGACCCTCCTGAGGAGCTACATGACTTTTCAGAAGACCCAACCTCCTCAG GACTGCTCGCTGCAGAAA GGGCAGTATCGCAGGTTTTGGATAGTCTTGAAGAGATTCATGCTTTGACGGACTGTAGCGAGAAAGATATGGACTTTCTCCACAGTGTATTCCAGGATCAGCATCTCCACACCCTGTTAGAT CTGTATGACAAAATCAACACCAGGTCATCTCCGCAGATTCGAAATCCTTCCAGTGATGGAGTTCAGCGAGCCAAAGAA GTACTGGAAACAATCTCCTGTTATCCAGACAACGCAGAGGCGAAGGAGCTGAGGAGGATCCTAACACAGCCACACTTCATG GCCCTGCTACAGACCCACGATGTGGTGGCCCATGAAGTATACAGCGACGAGGCGCTGAGAGTGACCCCGCCGCCGACTTCCCCTTACCTGAACGGAGACTCGCCAGACAGCACCAACGGAGAAATGGACCTTGAGAACGTTACCAGAGTTCGCCTGGTGCAGTTCCAGAAGAACACAGACGAGGCCATG GGCATTACTCTTAAAATGAACGAGCTCAACCACTGCATCGTAGCCAGAATCATGCACGGTGGAATGATTCATCGACAAG GGACTTTACATGTCGGCGATGAAATCAGGGAGATTAATGGTATCAGTGTTGCCAATCAAACTGTAGAACAGCTCCAAAAAATGCTG AGAGAGATGAGGGGAAGCATCACGTTCAAGATTGTACCAAGTTACAGGTCCCAGTCCAAGTCTTGTGAG AAGGAGTCACCAGATTTATCTCAACATTCGGCTGCGAATGGTCATGCAAGCGTCACCAGTTCCATCCTG GATCTACCAGCAACAATTCAGCCCAAAGGTCGTCAG ATCTCCAGACCTGCTATCAAGGACAAATTGTCCATCAAG ATCTATGTCCGTGCTCAGTTTGAGTACGACCCGGCAAAAGATGACCTCATACCTTGTAAAGAAGCAGGCATACGCTTCAGGGTGGGTGACATCATTCAGATTATCTCCAAGGATGACCACAACTGGTGGCAGGGGAAGCTAGAAAATACTAAGAATGGTACAGCAGGCCTCATCCCTTCACCAGAGTTGCAGGAGTG GCGTGTGGCATGTATAGCAATGGAGAAGACCAAACAGGAGCAGCAGGCCAGTTGCACATGGTTtggcaaaaagaagaaacaatATAAAGACAAGTACCTGGCCAAGCACAACGCAG ATCTGGTCACATATGAAGAAGTGGTGAAACTGCCCTCGTTCAAGAGGAAAACGCTGGTTTTGCTCG GGGCACATGGCGTTGGCAGGAGGCATATCAAGAACACGCTTATCACTAAACACCCCGACCGCTTCGCCTACCCCATCCCTC ACACGACTCGGCCTCCGAAGAAGGATGAGGAAAATGGAAAGAACTATTACTTTGTGTCTCACGACCAGATGATGCAGGACATCAGCAACAATGACTACTTGGAGTATGGCAGCCACGAGGATGCCATGTACGGAACCAGGCTGGAGACGATCAGGCAGATCCACGCTCAGGGCATGATCTCCATTCTAGACGTTGAGCCACAG GCGCTAAAGATCCTTAGGACAGCTGAGTTTGCTCCCTTTGTCGTCTTCATCGCGGCTCCCACTGTAACTCCAGGCATGACTGAG GTTCCCAAGTGGTGTCGGAAACTGCCT GACGACTCCCTGCAGCGGCTCCAGCAAGAGTCGGAGATGCTGCAGCAGACGTATGCTCACTACTTTGACCAGACCATCATTAACAACGAGATAGATGACACGTTGCGTCTGCTGGAGGAGTCTGTGGAGCTGGCGTGCAACACCCCTCAGTGGGTCCCAGTGTCCTGGGTGTACTGA
- the LOC131103966 gene encoding peripheral plasma membrane protein CASK-like isoform X3: MADDDVLFEDVYELCEVIGKGPFSVVRRCINRDTGQQFAVKIVDVASFTSSPGLSTEDLKREASICHMLKHAHIVELLETYSSDGMLYMVFEFMDGADLCFEIVKRADAGFVYSEAVASHYMRQILEALRYCHDNNVIHRDVKPHCVLLASKENSAPVKLGGFGVAIQLGESGLVAGGRVGTPHFMAPEVVKREPYGKPVDVWGCGVILFILLSGCLPFYGTKDRLFEAIIKGKYKMNPRQWAHISESAKDLVRRMLMLDPAERITVYEALNHPWLKERDRYAYKIHLPETVEQLRKFNARRKLKGAVLAAVSSHKFNSYYGDPPEELHDFSEDPTSSGLLAAERAVSQVLDSLEEIHALTDCSEKDMDFLHSVFQDQHLHTLLDLYDKINTRSSPQIRNPSSDGVQRAKEVLETISCYPDNAEAKELRRILTQPHFMALLQTHDVVAHEVYSDEALRVTPPPTSPYLNGDSPDSTNGEMDLENVTRVRLVQFQKNTDEAMGITLKMNELNHCIVARIMHGGMIHRQGTLHVGDEIREINGISVANQTVEQLQKMLREMRGSITFKIVPSYRSQSKSCEKESPDLSQHSAANGHASVTSSILDLPATIQPKGRQISRPAIKDKLSIKIYVRAQFEYDPAKDDLIPCKEAGIRFRVGDIIQIISKDDHNWWQGKLENTKNGTAGLIPSPELQEWRVACIAMEKTKQEQQASCTWFGKKKKQYKDKYLAKHNAVFDQLDLVTYEEVVKLPSFKRKTLVLLGAHGVGRRHIKNTLITKHPDRFAYPIPHTTRPPKKDEENGKNYYFVSHDQMMQDISNNDYLEYGSHEDAMYGTRLETIRQIHAQGMISILDVEPQALKILRTAEFAPFVVFIAAPTVTPGMTEVPKWCRKLPDDSLQRLQQESEMLQQTYAHYFDQTIINNEIDDTLRLLEESVELACNTPQWVPVSWVY; the protein is encoded by the exons ggGACCCTTCAGCGTGGTGAGGCGCTGCATCAACAGGGACACAGGCCAGCAGTTTGCTGTAAAGATTGTCGATGTGGCCAGTTTCACCTCCAGCCCTGGCCTCAGCACTGAAG ATCTGAAGCGGGAAGCCAGCATCTGTCACATGCTGAAACATGCTCACATCGTGGAGCTGCTGGAGACGTACAGCTCTGATGGCATGCTGTACATGGTCTTTGAATT TATGGATGGAGCTGACCTCTGTTTTGAAATTGTGAAGAGAGCCGATGCTGGGTTTGTTTACAGTGAGGCTGTGGCCAG CCACTACATGCGGCAGATTTTGGAGGCACTTCGCTACTGTCATGACAACAACGTGATTCACCGTGACGTCAAG CCTCACTGTGTGCTGCTAGCTTCCAAGGAGAATTCTGCTCCAGTCAAGCTAGGAGGATTTGGGGTGGCAATACAGCTTGGAGAGTCCGGCCTGGTTGCTGGAG GTCGTGTTGGCACTCCCCACTTCATGGCTCCAGAAGTTGTCAAGAGAGAGCCATATGGCAAACCAGTGGACGTGTGGGGTTGTGGGGTTATCCTCTTCATCCTTCTGTCTGGCTGCCTGCCTTTCTACGGCACAAAGGATCGCCTTTTTGAGGCCATCATTAAGGGCAAATACAAG ATGAACCCACGTCAATGGGCCCACATCTCAGAGAGTGCCAAAGACCTGGTGAGGCGTATGTTGATGCTAGACCCTGCAGAGAGGATCACTGTTTACGAGGCTCTCAACCATCCTTGGCTGAAG GAAAGGGACAGGTACGCCTACAAGATCCACCTGCCTGAAACAGTGGAACAGCTGAGAAAATTCAACGCAAGGAGGAAGCTCAAG GGTGCAGTGCTGGCTGCTGTATCAAGTCACAAGTTTAATTCCTACTACGGAGACCCTCCTGAGGAGCTACATGACTTTTCAGAAGACCCAACCTCCTCAG GACTGCTCGCTGCAGAAA GGGCAGTATCGCAGGTTTTGGATAGTCTTGAAGAGATTCATGCTTTGACGGACTGTAGCGAGAAAGATATGGACTTTCTCCACAGTGTATTCCAGGATCAGCATCTCCACACCCTGTTAGAT CTGTATGACAAAATCAACACCAGGTCATCTCCGCAGATTCGAAATCCTTCCAGTGATGGAGTTCAGCGAGCCAAAGAA GTACTGGAAACAATCTCCTGTTATCCAGACAACGCAGAGGCGAAGGAGCTGAGGAGGATCCTAACACAGCCACACTTCATG GCCCTGCTACAGACCCACGATGTGGTGGCCCATGAAGTATACAGCGACGAGGCGCTGAGAGTGACCCCGCCGCCGACTTCCCCTTACCTGAACGGAGACTCGCCAGACAGCACCAACGGAGAAATGGACCTTGAGAACGTTACCAGAGTTCGCCTGGTGCAGTTCCAGAAGAACACAGACGAGGCCATG GGCATTACTCTTAAAATGAACGAGCTCAACCACTGCATCGTAGCCAGAATCATGCACGGTGGAATGATTCATCGACAAG GGACTTTACATGTCGGCGATGAAATCAGGGAGATTAATGGTATCAGTGTTGCCAATCAAACTGTAGAACAGCTCCAAAAAATGCTG AGAGAGATGAGGGGAAGCATCACGTTCAAGATTGTACCAAGTTACAGGTCCCAGTCCAAGTCTTGTGAG AAGGAGTCACCAGATTTATCTCAACATTCGGCTGCGAATGGTCATGCAAGCGTCACCAGTTCCATCCTG GATCTACCAGCAACAATTCAGCCCAAAGGTCGTCAG ATCTCCAGACCTGCTATCAAGGACAAATTGTCCATCAAG ATCTATGTCCGTGCTCAGTTTGAGTACGACCCGGCAAAAGATGACCTCATACCTTGTAAAGAAGCAGGCATACGCTTCAGGGTGGGTGACATCATTCAGATTATCTCCAAGGATGACCACAACTGGTGGCAGGGGAAGCTAGAAAATACTAAGAATGGTACAGCAGGCCTCATCCCTTCACCAGAGTTGCAGGAGTG GCGTGTGGCATGTATAGCAATGGAGAAGACCAAACAGGAGCAGCAGGCCAGTTGCACATGGTTtggcaaaaagaagaaacaatATAAAGACAAGTACCTGGCCAAGCACAACGCAG TGTTTGACCAACTAGATCTGGTCACATATGAAGAAGTGGTGAAACTGCCCTCGTTCAAGAGGAAAACGCTGGTTTTGCTCG GGGCACATGGCGTTGGCAGGAGGCATATCAAGAACACGCTTATCACTAAACACCCCGACCGCTTCGCCTACCCCATCCCTC ACACGACTCGGCCTCCGAAGAAGGATGAGGAAAATGGAAAGAACTATTACTTTGTGTCTCACGACCAGATGATGCAGGACATCAGCAACAATGACTACTTGGAGTATGGCAGCCACGAGGATGCCATGTACGGAACCAGGCTGGAGACGATCAGGCAGATCCACGCTCAGGGCATGATCTCCATTCTAGACGTTGAGCCACAG GCGCTAAAGATCCTTAGGACAGCTGAGTTTGCTCCCTTTGTCGTCTTCATCGCGGCTCCCACTGTAACTCCAGGCATGACTGAG GTTCCCAAGTGGTGTCGGAAACTGCCT GACGACTCCCTGCAGCGGCTCCAGCAAGAGTCGGAGATGCTGCAGCAGACGTATGCTCACTACTTTGACCAGACCATCATTAACAACGAGATAGATGACACGTTGCGTCTGCTGGAGGAGTCTGTGGAGCTGGCGTGCAACACCCCTCAGTGGGTCCCAGTGTCCTGGGTGTACTGA